A genomic stretch from Halichoerus grypus chromosome 5, mHalGry1.hap1.1, whole genome shotgun sequence includes:
- the NRBP2 gene encoding nuclear receptor-binding protein 2 isoform X2 yields the protein MAAPEPAPRRGREREREDESEDESDILEESPCGRWQKRREQVNQGNMPGVQSTFLAMDTEEGVEVVWNELHFGDRKAFAAHEEKIQTMFEQLVLVDHPNIVKLHKYWLDASEARARVIFITEYVSSGSLKQFLKKTKKNHKAMNARAWKRWCTQILSALSFLHACSPPIIHGNLTSDTIFIQHNGLIKIGSVWHRIFSNALPDDLRSPIRAEREELRNLHFFPPEYGEVADGTAVDIFSFGMCALEMAVLEIQANGDTRVTEEAITRARHSLSDPNMREFILSCLARDPSHRPSAHNLLFHRVLFEVHSLKLLAAHCFIQHQYLMPENVVEEKTKAVDLHAVLAEIPRPPRPPLQWRYSEVSCLELDKFLEDVRNGIYPLMNFAAARPLGLPRVLAPPPEEAQKAKTPTPEPFDSETRKLTLLLVLEDRLHRQLTYDLLPTDSAQDLATELVHYGFVHEDDRTKLAAFLESTFLKYLGAQP from the exons ATGGCGGCCCCGGAGCCGGCTCCGAGGCGGGgccgggagcgggagcgggaggaTGAGAGCGAGGACGAGAGCGACATCCTGGAGGAGAGCCCGTGCGGCCGCTGGCAGAAGCGGCGAGAGCAG gTGAACCAGGGGAACATGCCAGGGGTCCAGAGCACCTTCCTGGCCATGGACacagaggagggggtggaggtggtGTGGAATGAGTTGCACTTCGGGGATAGGAAGGCCTTCGCGGCCCATGAG GAGAAGATCCAGACCATGTTTGAGCAGCTGGTGCTGGTAGACCACCCCAACATTGTCAAGCTGCACAAATACTGGCTGGATGCCTCAGAAGCCCGGGCGCGG GTCATCTTCATCACAGAGTACGTGTCATCGGGCAGCCTCAAGCAATTCCTcaaaaagaccaagaaaaacCACAAGGCCATGAACGCGCGG GCCTGGAAGCGCTGGTGCACGCAGATCCTGTCTGCACTCAG cTTTCTACACGCCTGCAGTCCCCCCATCATCCACGGGAACCTGACCAGTGATACCATCTTCATACAGCACAACGGCCTCATCAAGATTGGCTCTG TGTGGCACCGCATCTTCTCCAATG CGCTCCCAGACGATCTGCGAAGCCCGATCCGTGCCGAGCGTGAGGAGCTACGGAACCTGCACTTTTTCCCGCCAGAGTATGGTG AGGTTGCTGATGGCACTGCTGTGGACATCTTCTCCTTTGGGATGTGTGCACTGGAG ATGGCTGTGCTGGAGATCCAAGCCAATGGGGACACCCGGGTCACAGAAGAGGCCATAACTCGTGCCAGGCACTCACTGAGCGACCCCAACATGCGG GAGTTCATCCTCTCCTGCCTGGCCCGGGACCCCAGCCATCGGCCCTCTGCCCACAACCTCCTCTTCCACCGCGTGCTCTTCGAAGTGCACTCGCTGAAGCTCCTGGCAGCTCACTGCTTCATCCAGCACCAAT ACCTCATGCCTGAGAATGTGGTGGAGGAAAAAACCAAGGCAGTGGACCTGCACGCAGTCCTGGCAGAGATCCCCCGGCCGCCCCGGCCCCCGCTGCAGTGGCG GTACTCGGAGGTCTCTTGCTTGGAGCTTGACAAATTCCTGGAGGATGTCAG GAATGGGATCTACCCGCTGATGAACTTTGCGGCGGCTCGGCCCCTGGGGCTGCCCCGTGTGCTGGCCCCACCCCCTGAGGAGGCCCAGAAGGCCAAGACCCCGACGCCAGAACCTTTTGACTCGGAGACCAGAAAG CTTACTCTGCTTCTGGTGCTGGAGGACCGGCTGCACCGGCAGCTCACTTATGACCTGCTCCCAA CCGACAGTGCCCAGGACCTTGCCACCGAGCTGGTACACTATGGCTTCGTTCACGAG GATGACCGGACCAAGCTGGCTGCCTTCCTGGAAAGCACCTTCCTCAAGTACCTCGGAGCTCAGCCGTGA
- the NRBP2 gene encoding nuclear receptor-binding protein 2 isoform X1 has protein sequence MAAPEPAPRRGREREREDESEDESDILEESPCGRWQKRREQVNQGNMPGVQSTFLAMDTEEGVEVVWNELHFGDRKAFAAHEEKIQTMFEQLVLVDHPNIVKLHKYWLDASEARARVIFITEYVSSGSLKQFLKKTKKNHKAMNARAWKRWCTQILSALSFLHACSPPIIHGNLTSDTIFIQHNGLIKIGSVWHRIFSNALPDDLRSPIRAEREELRNLHFFPPEYGEVADGTAVDIFSFGMCALEMAVLEIQANGDTRVTEEAITRARHSLSDPNMREFILSCLARDPSHRPSAHNLLFHRVLFEVHSLKLLAAHCFIQHQYLMPENVVEEKTKAVDLHAVLAEIPRPPRPPLQWRYSEVSCLELDKFLEDVRNGIYPLMNFAAARPLGLPRVLAPPPEEAQKAKTPTPEPFDSETRKVIQMQCSLERSEDEARWHLTLLLVLEDRLHRQLTYDLLPTDSAQDLATELVHYGFVHEDDRTKLAAFLESTFLKYLGAQP, from the exons ATGGCGGCCCCGGAGCCGGCTCCGAGGCGGGgccgggagcgggagcgggaggaTGAGAGCGAGGACGAGAGCGACATCCTGGAGGAGAGCCCGTGCGGCCGCTGGCAGAAGCGGCGAGAGCAG gTGAACCAGGGGAACATGCCAGGGGTCCAGAGCACCTTCCTGGCCATGGACacagaggagggggtggaggtggtGTGGAATGAGTTGCACTTCGGGGATAGGAAGGCCTTCGCGGCCCATGAG GAGAAGATCCAGACCATGTTTGAGCAGCTGGTGCTGGTAGACCACCCCAACATTGTCAAGCTGCACAAATACTGGCTGGATGCCTCAGAAGCCCGGGCGCGG GTCATCTTCATCACAGAGTACGTGTCATCGGGCAGCCTCAAGCAATTCCTcaaaaagaccaagaaaaacCACAAGGCCATGAACGCGCGG GCCTGGAAGCGCTGGTGCACGCAGATCCTGTCTGCACTCAG cTTTCTACACGCCTGCAGTCCCCCCATCATCCACGGGAACCTGACCAGTGATACCATCTTCATACAGCACAACGGCCTCATCAAGATTGGCTCTG TGTGGCACCGCATCTTCTCCAATG CGCTCCCAGACGATCTGCGAAGCCCGATCCGTGCCGAGCGTGAGGAGCTACGGAACCTGCACTTTTTCCCGCCAGAGTATGGTG AGGTTGCTGATGGCACTGCTGTGGACATCTTCTCCTTTGGGATGTGTGCACTGGAG ATGGCTGTGCTGGAGATCCAAGCCAATGGGGACACCCGGGTCACAGAAGAGGCCATAACTCGTGCCAGGCACTCACTGAGCGACCCCAACATGCGG GAGTTCATCCTCTCCTGCCTGGCCCGGGACCCCAGCCATCGGCCCTCTGCCCACAACCTCCTCTTCCACCGCGTGCTCTTCGAAGTGCACTCGCTGAAGCTCCTGGCAGCTCACTGCTTCATCCAGCACCAAT ACCTCATGCCTGAGAATGTGGTGGAGGAAAAAACCAAGGCAGTGGACCTGCACGCAGTCCTGGCAGAGATCCCCCGGCCGCCCCGGCCCCCGCTGCAGTGGCG GTACTCGGAGGTCTCTTGCTTGGAGCTTGACAAATTCCTGGAGGATGTCAG GAATGGGATCTACCCGCTGATGAACTTTGCGGCGGCTCGGCCCCTGGGGCTGCCCCGTGTGCTGGCCCCACCCCCTGAGGAGGCCCAGAAGGCCAAGACCCCGACGCCAGAACCTTTTGACTCGGAGACCAGAAAG GTGATCCAGATGCAGTGCAGCCTGGAGAGGAGCGAGGACGAGGCCCGCTGGCAt CTTACTCTGCTTCTGGTGCTGGAGGACCGGCTGCACCGGCAGCTCACTTATGACCTGCTCCCAA CCGACAGTGCCCAGGACCTTGCCACCGAGCTGGTACACTATGGCTTCGTTCACGAG GATGACCGGACCAAGCTGGCTGCCTTCCTGGAAAGCACCTTCCTCAAGTACCTCGGAGCTCAGCCGTGA
- the NRBP2 gene encoding nuclear receptor-binding protein 2 isoform X3, whose product MAAPEPAPRRGREREREDESEDESDILEESPCGRWQKRREQEKIQTMFEQLVLVDHPNIVKLHKYWLDASEARARVIFITEYVSSGSLKQFLKKTKKNHKAMNARAWKRWCTQILSALSFLHACSPPIIHGNLTSDTIFIQHNGLIKIGSVWHRIFSNALPDDLRSPIRAEREELRNLHFFPPEYGEVADGTAVDIFSFGMCALEMAVLEIQANGDTRVTEEAITRARHSLSDPNMREFILSCLARDPSHRPSAHNLLFHRVLFEVHSLKLLAAHCFIQHQYLMPENVVEEKTKAVDLHAVLAEIPRPPRPPLQWRYSEVSCLELDKFLEDVRNGIYPLMNFAAARPLGLPRVLAPPPEEAQKAKTPTPEPFDSETRKVIQMQCSLERSEDEARWHLTLLLVLEDRLHRQLTYDLLPTDSAQDLATELVHYGFVHEDDRTKLAAFLESTFLKYLGAQP is encoded by the exons ATGGCGGCCCCGGAGCCGGCTCCGAGGCGGGgccgggagcgggagcgggaggaTGAGAGCGAGGACGAGAGCGACATCCTGGAGGAGAGCCCGTGCGGCCGCTGGCAGAAGCGGCGAGAGCAG GAGAAGATCCAGACCATGTTTGAGCAGCTGGTGCTGGTAGACCACCCCAACATTGTCAAGCTGCACAAATACTGGCTGGATGCCTCAGAAGCCCGGGCGCGG GTCATCTTCATCACAGAGTACGTGTCATCGGGCAGCCTCAAGCAATTCCTcaaaaagaccaagaaaaacCACAAGGCCATGAACGCGCGG GCCTGGAAGCGCTGGTGCACGCAGATCCTGTCTGCACTCAG cTTTCTACACGCCTGCAGTCCCCCCATCATCCACGGGAACCTGACCAGTGATACCATCTTCATACAGCACAACGGCCTCATCAAGATTGGCTCTG TGTGGCACCGCATCTTCTCCAATG CGCTCCCAGACGATCTGCGAAGCCCGATCCGTGCCGAGCGTGAGGAGCTACGGAACCTGCACTTTTTCCCGCCAGAGTATGGTG AGGTTGCTGATGGCACTGCTGTGGACATCTTCTCCTTTGGGATGTGTGCACTGGAG ATGGCTGTGCTGGAGATCCAAGCCAATGGGGACACCCGGGTCACAGAAGAGGCCATAACTCGTGCCAGGCACTCACTGAGCGACCCCAACATGCGG GAGTTCATCCTCTCCTGCCTGGCCCGGGACCCCAGCCATCGGCCCTCTGCCCACAACCTCCTCTTCCACCGCGTGCTCTTCGAAGTGCACTCGCTGAAGCTCCTGGCAGCTCACTGCTTCATCCAGCACCAAT ACCTCATGCCTGAGAATGTGGTGGAGGAAAAAACCAAGGCAGTGGACCTGCACGCAGTCCTGGCAGAGATCCCCCGGCCGCCCCGGCCCCCGCTGCAGTGGCG GTACTCGGAGGTCTCTTGCTTGGAGCTTGACAAATTCCTGGAGGATGTCAG GAATGGGATCTACCCGCTGATGAACTTTGCGGCGGCTCGGCCCCTGGGGCTGCCCCGTGTGCTGGCCCCACCCCCTGAGGAGGCCCAGAAGGCCAAGACCCCGACGCCAGAACCTTTTGACTCGGAGACCAGAAAG GTGATCCAGATGCAGTGCAGCCTGGAGAGGAGCGAGGACGAGGCCCGCTGGCAt CTTACTCTGCTTCTGGTGCTGGAGGACCGGCTGCACCGGCAGCTCACTTATGACCTGCTCCCAA CCGACAGTGCCCAGGACCTTGCCACCGAGCTGGTACACTATGGCTTCGTTCACGAG GATGACCGGACCAAGCTGGCTGCCTTCCTGGAAAGCACCTTCCTCAAGTACCTCGGAGCTCAGCCGTGA
- the NRBP2 gene encoding nuclear receptor-binding protein 2 isoform X4 codes for MAAPEPAPRRGREREREDESEDESDILEESPCGRWQKRREQVNQGNMPGVQSTFLAMDTEEGVEVVWNELHFGDRKAFAAHEEKIQTMFEQLVLVDHPNIVKLHKYWLDASEARARVIFITEYVSSGSLKQFLKKTKKNHKAMNARAWKRWCTQILSALSFLHACSPPIIHGNLTSDTIFIQHNGLIKIGSVWHRIFSNALPDDLRSPIRAEREELRNLHFFPPEYGEVADGTAVDIFSFGMCALEMAVLEIQANGDTRVTEEAITRARHSLSDPNMREFILSCLARDPSHRPSAHNLLFHRVLFEVHSLKLLAAHCFIQHQYLMPENVVEEKTKAVDLHAVLAEIPRPPRPPLQWRYSEVSCLELDKFLEDVRNGIYPLMNFAAARPLGLPRVLAPPPEEAQKAKTPTPEPFDSETRKLLRSSLCG; via the exons ATGGCGGCCCCGGAGCCGGCTCCGAGGCGGGgccgggagcgggagcgggaggaTGAGAGCGAGGACGAGAGCGACATCCTGGAGGAGAGCCCGTGCGGCCGCTGGCAGAAGCGGCGAGAGCAG gTGAACCAGGGGAACATGCCAGGGGTCCAGAGCACCTTCCTGGCCATGGACacagaggagggggtggaggtggtGTGGAATGAGTTGCACTTCGGGGATAGGAAGGCCTTCGCGGCCCATGAG GAGAAGATCCAGACCATGTTTGAGCAGCTGGTGCTGGTAGACCACCCCAACATTGTCAAGCTGCACAAATACTGGCTGGATGCCTCAGAAGCCCGGGCGCGG GTCATCTTCATCACAGAGTACGTGTCATCGGGCAGCCTCAAGCAATTCCTcaaaaagaccaagaaaaacCACAAGGCCATGAACGCGCGG GCCTGGAAGCGCTGGTGCACGCAGATCCTGTCTGCACTCAG cTTTCTACACGCCTGCAGTCCCCCCATCATCCACGGGAACCTGACCAGTGATACCATCTTCATACAGCACAACGGCCTCATCAAGATTGGCTCTG TGTGGCACCGCATCTTCTCCAATG CGCTCCCAGACGATCTGCGAAGCCCGATCCGTGCCGAGCGTGAGGAGCTACGGAACCTGCACTTTTTCCCGCCAGAGTATGGTG AGGTTGCTGATGGCACTGCTGTGGACATCTTCTCCTTTGGGATGTGTGCACTGGAG ATGGCTGTGCTGGAGATCCAAGCCAATGGGGACACCCGGGTCACAGAAGAGGCCATAACTCGTGCCAGGCACTCACTGAGCGACCCCAACATGCGG GAGTTCATCCTCTCCTGCCTGGCCCGGGACCCCAGCCATCGGCCCTCTGCCCACAACCTCCTCTTCCACCGCGTGCTCTTCGAAGTGCACTCGCTGAAGCTCCTGGCAGCTCACTGCTTCATCCAGCACCAAT ACCTCATGCCTGAGAATGTGGTGGAGGAAAAAACCAAGGCAGTGGACCTGCACGCAGTCCTGGCAGAGATCCCCCGGCCGCCCCGGCCCCCGCTGCAGTGGCG GTACTCGGAGGTCTCTTGCTTGGAGCTTGACAAATTCCTGGAGGATGTCAG GAATGGGATCTACCCGCTGATGAACTTTGCGGCGGCTCGGCCCCTGGGGCTGCCCCGTGTGCTGGCCCCACCCCCTGAGGAGGCCCAGAAGGCCAAGACCCCGACGCCAGAACCTTTTGACTCGGAGACCAGAAAG CTGCTGAGGTCCAGCCTGTGTGGGTGA